One stretch of Arachis hypogaea cultivar Tifrunner chromosome 20, arahy.Tifrunner.gnm2.J5K5, whole genome shotgun sequence DNA includes these proteins:
- the LOC112784526 gene encoding protein yippee-like — protein sequence MFCSVSTSVATCCVYCQLCVLYQYQEAQLLSKVMGRLFVINLEGKIYSCKHCRTHLAISEDIISKAFHSRHGKAYLFNKVVNVSVGEKEERTMITGLHTVADIFCVGCGSILGWKYEIAHEKNQKYKEGKSVLERYKISGPDGSNYWITHEAHAGGSDADDA from the exons ATGTTCTGTTCTGTGTCCACATCTGTTGCAACTTGTTGTGTGTACTGTCAACTGTGTGTACTGTACCAATATCAAGAGGCACAG TTATTGAGCAAAGTCATGGGAAGGTTGTTTGTGATCAATCTTGAAGGGAAGATCTATAGCTGCAAACACTGCCGCACCCACCTTGCCATATCTGAAGACATCATCTCCAAG GCCTTCCATTCCAGACATGGGAAAGCTTATCTTTTCAACAAGGT TGTGAATGTTTCTGTTGGAGAAAAAGAGGAGAGGACGATGATAACTGGATTGCATACTGTGGCTGACATATTCTGTGTTGGTTGCGGATCAATCCTTGGTTGGAAATAT GAGATTGCTCATGAGAAAAACCAGAAGTACAAGGAAGGAAAATCGGTGCTCGAGCG GTACAAGATATCAGGTCCTGATGGAAGTAATTATTGGATTACTCATGAAGCTCATGCTGGTGGAAGTGACGCTGATGATGCTTAA